The following DNA comes from Verrucomicrobiota bacterium.
GGGTTTCAATTCAGGGCGTGGACGCCGGTCACGCGTGGGAGTATGCGTTGCGGCTGGCTATTCATTTGAAAGTCCCGGTGAAAGCCGAAATCGAATGGCGACATAACGACAAGGCCGCGCATCCTGGCGAACGTGGATTCATGTTCTGGACGCCTTGAGCCACAACCGCGTTGCGGTTGGGAATGTCTGCTGGACGTTGACCCAAGGTAGCTCGTGCCTCGCAACCTTGGGCTGGAGGACACAATCCCTTTGGGATTGTCCGATACCGCGCAGGCTCTGATTGTTCGTGGCCGCAGCGCCAGTCTCACGCCAGTTCCACCTTGAGCTTGCGTCCAAGCGCGAGGGCGGCTCGTTCCAAAAGCTGAAGTGTCACCGCAGATTCGTTTTGGGCAAACAAGCGGTCGAGCGTCGCGCGGCTTGTTTTCATGCGGCTGGCGAGCCTGGCGCGAGAAATCTTGCGGCGCTTCATCTCGCGCTCAATTTGCCAGGCGACGACGCGCTTGAGCGCGCCCGCTTCGCACTCGGCAAGCAGATTCTCCTGCTTAAGGTAAGCATCGAACTCAGAACCGACGTGCTCTTGTTTGATGGCGCTACTGTAGCAGGCGCAGGCGGGCTTTCGCCAGTTCCAAATCCTCCTGCGGCGTCTTCTGCGATTTCTTGATGAGCGGGGGCGTTGGAAACCTTCGCCGGGGAGTTTCTTCGTTGCGTCAAAGCTGAGTTTTGCTGGTGGCGTGGTCGAGCTTTTCGGCCACGTTCATTCCATCAGGGGGTTGCGCACCTTGAGTTGCAAGAACCCGGAAAAGTCGCGGTCTGCGGACCACAGTTCACGCACGCCGTGGTGCAAACAGAGCGCGGCGACGCGCGCATCATGAATGCGCGGGCCTTTCAGCCGCGCGGCTGAGGCGATTTCACGTAGCTTGTCGAAATAGCCTGGGCTTTCCGCCAGCAGATGCAGGTGCGGCGACGCGAGCAGCGAGTCCACGAAACTCAAGGCTTGCAGCAACGTGGACGCCGGCTTGTAGATGCCCGGATGCGTCACGATGCCGATGAATTCGTGTATGCACGGCCATGGGATGGCCCAGGGTGCAGCCTGATGCCGCAGTGAATCAACCGCTTCAGCGGCCGCCGCATGGAACGGGCTGCCCTGCTTATGCGCGTAGATCAGCAGGTTGGAGTCAACCGCGATCATGCGCCGCGTCCCTTGTAGATTTCGTCGCGAATCTTCTCCCATGGGGCGTTTTTGAATTCATCAGTCAATGCGCCCGGGACAGTGACGAGTGGAGGAAGTTTCTTGGGTTTGATTTGACTTTCGTTCAAAACGAGCCGCAGCCCTTGCTCCGTCAACGAACGAAACGTCGTTTTCTGTCTTCGGGCCAGCCGCTGGGCGCGTTCGAACAGGTCATCGGCAATTTCAATGGTGGTCTTCATGATATGGCTACCCATATTCTCATGACGAGCGGGCCATTTCAAGGGGCGTTCCTGAACCGCGCCTCCGGCATTGACTTTCGCCTTAACGCTTTCATCCATCTTGATGAGCGGGGCGCTTGAAACCTTCGCGGGGAGTTCTTTGTCGGGGCAATGCCGAATTTGCTCGCCTTCATCTCACGCGAGAGAGAGGGCGTTTTCGCTTACGAACAGATTGCGAGCGCGGAACGCGGGCGGACTTTCCAACAGGAGAACCGCCCGCAGCGCGGCCAGGGGCGTGGCGAACCAGGGCTTGTGCAAGGCTCGTTCGGCGCTGGCGGCCCAGGCTGGGGAAAGGAAGTTGAAGCGGCGCGCGAGTTCTTCCGCCGTGGCCGCAAGATAGGCGTCTTGCACGCGACCGGTCTCGCCGAATTGCGGCGCGAGGAACACGGGCGCATCGGTGAGCGCGGCGGCACCTGGCGCAGCGTAGAATTCGTCGAGGAAGTTCGCCAGGCAACGGTCGAACGAATCGCCCGCCGCGGCGAGGGCGGCCACTTCGGCAAGGGTCTTCGGTCTCATATCTTGCCCTCCTCGAACAGTCCTTGGACGAGGTATTGCGTCTTCACCGGGATGCGGTTGGCTGGGTAATACTGGCCGACAAGATCACGCTCGTAGCGCAGAGTGGCACTCTGCCGTATCGCAGAATTGTATTCTGCGGGGCGTCTCCCAGTCCGAGCCCGCTGGGACTTTGCCGGCGCCCTGCCGATTGGAAATCGGCGATACCGCAGATTGAAAATCTGCGCTACGGTTCTCCGGTCGATCTGTCGTCAATCCCACGGTCTGCACAGTAATCCTCTTTGCGCACGTTCCAGTAGGCATTCCGCTCGGCAATGTCGGTCTGAACCAGGCCCGGACACGCCACACTGATTTTTACCCCCAGACCGGCAGCTTCTGCACGCACCGCGGTCGAGAACCCGACGATGGCCCACTTCGTCGTGCTGTAAGCCGAGAGGATCGGCGTCGGCATCAAGCCGGTGACCTGGGCCACATTCAGTATGTGTCCAAAGCCCTGGCGCAACATCACGCTATGGGCCGCCATCGTGCCATGAACGACGCCAAACAGATTGACGTCCACGACCCGGCGGAAATCCGCGATGTTTCCATCGCGCAGTTCGCCGACAGCCGCGATGGCTGCGTTATTGAACATGAAATCGAGACGGCCATGCCGCGCCGCGGTGTCATCGACAAGGGCCTCGACTTCCGCCGCGTCGGAAACATCTGCCCGCACCGCTTCGGCCCGAGCGCCTCGCTCTCGGAGGAGTGCAGCTACTTCCTCCGCGCCACCGTCGTTGATATCAGCCACCACGACACGCGATCCGGATTCAGCGAGGCGTTCGCATAACGCGCGTCCGATGCCCGCGGCTCCTCCAGTCACGATGGCCGTGCGATTCTCAAAAGGCCGCATGGGAAAAGGTGTTCACGGATTCACGCCGAACAGTTTCTCCACCTTGGCCTTCACCGTGTCATCCATCTTGATGAGCGGCGGCCATGCTCTCTTGAATCCCTCCCCCGGCAGTTTCTTCGTTGCGTCTATCCCCAACTTCGAGCCGACCGCGATTTCAGACGTAGCATGATCCAGCACGTCCGCAGGGCCTTTGGTGAAGATGCTGTCGCGTTGCGGGTCGGTGTTGGCGCAGAGACGGAAGAGCACCTCGCTGGTGTTGTGCACGTCCACGTCGTCATCGACCACGACGATGTATTTGGTGAACATCATCTGGCCCATGCCCCAGAGGCCGTGCATGATTTTGTAGGCTTGCATCGGGTAGGTCTTCTTGATGCTCACGAAGACGAGGTTGTGGAAAACGCCTTCCGCCGGCAAAGCGATGTCCACGATCTCCGGGAAATTCATTTTGAAGATGGGCAGGAAAAGTTTCACGGACGCGCTGCCGATGTAGAAATCTTCCATTGGCGGCATGCCCACGATGGTCGCCGGGTACACGGCGTCCTTGCGGTGCGTGATGGCGGTGACGTGGAAGACGGGATACGGCTCGGGCAAGGTGTAATAACCGGTGTGGTCGCCGAACGGGCCTTCCTCGCGCAACGGCTCGCGCGGGTCAACGTAGCCTTCGATCACGAAGTCGGCGTTGGCGGGGACTTCAAGGTCGTTGGTCTCACACTTGATCAGCTCCACGGATTTTTTGCGGAGGTAACCGGCAAGGAGGAATTCGTCCAGGCCATCCGGCAACGGCGCGGTGGCGGCGAAGGCGAACACAGGATCGCCGCCAAGAAATACCGCCACGGGCATGCGCGTGCCGGTTTCGTAATAGCGACGGCCGTGTCGCGCGCCGACTTTCTGAAGCTGCCAGTGCATGCCGGTAGTGCGCTCGTCATAAATCTGCATCCGATACATGCCGACATTGCGCTCGCCGGTGTCGGGGTCGCGCGTCACGACACAAGGCAACGTGATGAAGCGGCCGCCATCCAACGGCCAGCATTTTTGAATCGGGAGATTCAACAGGGTTTGGAGTTTCGGGTTTCGGGTTTCGAGTTGAACGCGCTCACTTCGACCCTCCCCACGAACCAGCCCCCTCACCCCATCCCTCTCCCCCACCGAGGGGGAGAAGGTGTCCGGAGGACGGGAGAAGGGGACTTTTGGCGCAGGCGGCCACGGCTCTTCGCGAGTAGGTGGCGGGTCGAATCTGTGAATCACTTCTCGGCACGGGCCATCCTTGACCACTTTGGGCCTGGCGTGGCGCAGATCCATCGCCGTGCTCAACAACTTCAACGCTTCCCGGAATGAAGTTGGCGGCCTGGCCTTCATGAGCGAGCCGAGTTCGGCGGCGACTTCATCCACGGAATTTGCACCCAGGCTCAACGCCATCCGCTTCCAGGAGCCCATCGTATTGATCGCCAGAGGAAAGGGCGACACCTGGCCATTCACCGTGGGCTTCTCAATCAACAGGGCTTTGCCGCCGCCGGGCGACTTCATCCGGCGATCGGCGAGTTCCGTGATTTCGAGTTCGGTCGCGACGGGCGGAGCGATGCGGATGAGTTCGCCGGCGCGGTCGAGTTGATCGATGAACTGCTTGAAGGAGTCGAAGGCCATGGGGCCTGAGACTAGCGGGACGGCAAGAGAGTAGCAATGGGGGGAAAACTCGTTAAACCTTAAAAAGGTTAAAAGAGTTGAATCGGTTGAAACCTCAAAACCGCAGATGAACGCGGATAAACGCAGATAAGCCCAAGCTTACTGATCAGACCGTGGGATAGAATACACTTTGCCAGGAGGGATTCTGGCCAGCGGCGAGGAGCGCGCGAGGCGGTGTATCGAGTGATGTTCATGATTGAGTCCTTTCTCCGCCGTTAAACTGTTTGCCAAAAAAAACCAGAGGGCATGGAAGCGCTGCCGCGGCAAACCGGCAGGTTTGCCCTCCCGTTTCAGAACCCGCACGCCGGATTGAGAGAAGGCTGCAGAATTCCCAAAGCAACGGGGCCCGCGACGATCATCCGTGCCCATCCGTAAATCCGCGGTCAGCGCCGCAAGCTTAAATCCCCTCGACGCGGCCGGTCGAATCGCCGTGCTTCTCGACTCCCTGGACGCCGAGCCGGTCGATCATGCTCAGGTAAAGATTCGTGATCGGCACGCTGCCCATCTTGGTGAAGCGGCCGGGCGCGATCGTGCCGCCGCCGGCGCCGGCCAGGATGATGGGCAGGTTGACGTGCGTGTGGCGGTTGCCGTCGGCGTTGCCGCTGCCATAGACGATCATCGAGTTGTGGAGCAGCGAACGGCCATCGACGTCTCTTGTCTGTTCCAGTTTCTCCAGGAACCGGGCGAATTGCTTTACGTACCAGAGATCGATTTCTTTGACCTTGTCGATCATTTCCTGCCGGCGCTGATGATGGGTGAGGTAATGATGGCCTTCGGCAAGGCCCAGTTCGTCCTTGAACGTGCGATTGCTGCCTTCATAAGCGAGCAGGAACGTGGCGATGCGCGTGGAATCGGTCTGGAACGCCAGAATCATCATGTCGTACATGATCTGGATGTAATCCTCGAATGAACCGGGAATTCCCGCGGGCGTATCAATCGCCGGGTCCGGAACGGCTCCGAACCGTTCCGACTTCTGGATGCGTTGCTCGATCTCGCGCACGCTCGTGAGATAGTCGTCGAGCTTTTGTTTGTCGCGGGCCGCGAGCTGCCGCTGAAGCGCCCGGGCGTCGTCGAGAACGAAATCCAGGATGGAGCGTTGCTGCTGCTGGCGGCGCTTGAGGCTTTCGGCGCGCTCGCCGTGGGAACCGGCGCCGAAGAGCCGCTCGAAAAGCAGGCGAGGATTCGGTTCGGGCGCGAGGGGCTGAGTGGCGGAGCGCCACGCCAGGTTGTATTGGTAAGCGCAGGAATAACCGGAGTCGCAACTCCCGGACTTGCGCACGTAATCGCAGCTCAGTTCCAGCGACGGAAAGCGCGTCAGGTGACCAATCTGATTGGCTGCGACCTGGTCAATGGAAATGTTCGCGTGAATGTCCGCGCCGGCCGTCTTCTTGACGCGGACGCCGGTGAGAAAACTGCCGCTGGCGCGCGCGTGGTCGCCAGGACCATCCGGGCCGGGTGTGGCGCCTTTGCAGTCGAGGCCTGAGAGAATCTGCAAGTGGTCTTTGACACTCGCGAGCGGCTGCATGGTTTTGTTGATCTCGAATTCCTTGCCTTCCCCGGTGGGCCACCACGCATCCTGGATCGCGCCGTTCGGAAAGTACACGAAGGCCATCCGGACGGGCGCGTCCGTTGACGAAGCGCCGAGGTGCGCGGCTGCTTTCAAGTCCTGCGCGCGAACGGCGAACGGGCGAAACGACTCGAAGGCCGGCAGCGCTAGGCAAGTGCCGAGGCCGCGCAGGAACTGGCGGCGGCTCAAGCTGGCGTAACGTTGGGCAGCGAGGTCGGAGTTAAGGTTAGGAAGCTTTTTCATAGTACTGACGGAGTCTGTTAATTACGGCTTAAAATCGCCGGATGGCTCCAGCCGGGTGGAGATGGATTGATCACGGATCACTGAATACTGATTACTTTGTCTGCGGTCAGCCGCACCACGCTCACCGTGCTTCTCAATTTCATGCGCTGCAGCCGCGGCCACCACCGTCCGGCGTTTCTGGAACGGCGCGGACTCGATGACTCCGGCGAGGAGCGCCGAGAAGCGCCCGTCGGCCCGTTCGAGCCGCTCGATGATTTGGTCGACAGCTTCCACATCGTAGTATTCCAGGCCGCGGCCCAGGGCGTAAGTCAGAAGTTTTTCCGTCAAACAGCGGTAAAAATCCGTTCGATGGTCGTTGGCCAGGATGCGCTTCAATTCGCGGATGCCGGTGAAGGTTTCGCCGGTGATCAACTTGCCGGCGGGATCGATCGGTTGTCCGCGTTCCTTCTCACGCCAGAGACCGAGCGCATTGAAGCTCTCCAAGGCAAGGCCGAGCGGGTCCATCCGGGAATGACAGGCGCTGCAGAGCGGTTTGCTGCGGTGCAATTCGAGGACCTCGCGCAACGTCGGCTCGCGGTCTTTGAATTCTTTCTCGGCCTCTTCCAGGAGCGGCACATCACCCGGCGGAGGCGGCGCCGGCGTGCCGAGAATGTTGTCCAGCACGAACAAGCCCCGCTTCACGGGCGACGTTCGCGTGGGATTCGAGGTCACGGTCAGAACGGTCCCCTGCGTCAAGACGCCGCCGCGCGGATGGTCTTTGGGCAGCGCGACGCGCCGCATCTCGGAGCCGGTCACGTTCAAATTGGTGAGGCCGTAATGGCGGGCGAGCTTTTCGTTCAGGAAGGTGTAATCGCTGTCGATCAGGTCCGTCACGCTGCGGTCTTCGCGCACAACGCTGGCGAAAAACATCTCGGTCTCGCGCCGCATCGCTTGCCGCGTCTCGCGATCCAGCTCGAACTTGGGCGCGCGAAAACCGAAGCCGAATCGCCGACCGCCACCCGCGACCTGATTGGTCTCGGTCGGGCCGGCGCTGTCGTCCTTCGCCAGGACGGCGCGGGCGTTGATGTCGATGGTGTCCATGTCGCGCGCCTGGAGCCACTGGCCGGTGAAATTCTGCATGAAAGCTTCCGAGCGCGGATCGTTGAGCATCTGCTTGACCTGCGTGGTGAGGTTCTTCCGCAGGGCGCTGCGCTCGGCCAATTGGAAGAGTTGGTCGTCCGGCATGGTGGACCAAAGGAAGTAGGAGAGCCGGGAGGCCAGGGAGTATTCGTCGATAAAGGCGGCCTTCGCTGTCGCCTGGGCCGCGTGGGATTCTTGCGCGCCCTTTCCCCTCACCCCGGCCCTCTCCCCTGGGGAGAGGGAGCCACCAGGCCTGCGCTCTAAATCATCCGGAGTTTCCGAATCAGCTACCGCAGCGGAAAGAATACCCCCTCTCCCTGAGGGAGAGGGCCGGGGTGAGGGGGAACTGAGTGACGAAGATCGAGAAGCTCTGCCGCTCGGACGTGCTGGCAACGGCTCGCTTTCCTCCACGCGGAAGATAAAGCGCGGCGAAGCGAGCACGGCGATCATGGCCTGGCCGATTCCTTCCTCCACGGTCTTGCCCGGCTGGCTATAGACCTCCTCGGCCAGTGCGACCAGCCGTTCGATCGTGCGATCCTCCGCGGGCCTTCGATACGCGCGCCGTGTGAATCGAGCCAGGACCTCACGGGCGTACTGGCGTCGCCCCGCGAGCGTCACTGGATCGTCCTGGCTGAAGAAAAGTTCGAAGCTTTTCGGGCGGCCCCACAATTCCTTTTCCAACGGCCCCTGGACGGTGACCGCGGCGACCCGCAAATCCACGGACAGGTTTCGCGGAAAGCCCGTCGCAGCTTTCTTCTCCGGCTGAGCCAGCGGATGAAGGTCAATGCCAAGCCGGTATTCACCGGGCTCCCATTTCTCCTGGAAATCGAACCGGAACTTTTTGTTTTCCTCCCAACCGAACTCCTGTTGCAGCAGTTCGCGGTCGTTGACTTTGAAAGTCATTTTGGCGCGGCCCGGATCGAAGTCGAAAGAGCCGCTGGCGATCACTTCCAGGACCAGGCGATAAGTTCCAGGTTTTTCCACGCTCACCGAGCGCGCGAGATTCCATTCCTTGTAAAGATTCATCCGGGCGCTGTTGGTGCCCTCGCCCTTCAGGAAGTCGGCGCCCAAAACTCTGTTCTCCTGGATCACCCGAGAAACTTTCGGCACCGCGCCCGCCACAATCGTCTTGGCTGCATCCATGTATTTTTCGATGAGCAACGGCGAAACGGTCAGCACGTCCCCGATGTTGTCGAAGCCGTACCCGGTGTCGTCCGGCGGGAATTCCTCTTCCACTTTGAAGTCGAAACCCATCAGATCACGGATCGTGTTGCGGTACTCGACGCGGTTGAGCCGGCGGATGGTGACGCGGCCCGGATCGGGATCCTGGGGATCGATGCCGAAAGCCTGGTGTTTGATCCAGGTTTCCAGAACTTGCCGTTGTTCGAAGGAGGGGCGAGGCTTCTTTTCCGGCGGCATGATGCCGGCGCGCACGTTTTTCAAAACTTTCCACCAGAGATCGCGATTGAGCAGCTCGTTGTCGGACTTCAGTTCGTCGAACGCGATTTCCCCTTTCTTCGTGCCGTCGGCGTGGCAGTCGTAGCAATACTCCGTGAGGATGGGTTGAATGTCCTTGCGGAAGCTTACGATGGCGGGGTTCTCAGCGGCAGCCGATGCGTGCGCCAGCAACAGGAGTGCAGTCCAGCCGCCTAAAGCTCCCCTGCATCTGCGGTCGGCGCGGTTTGACGGTCGTCTTTGGCGGCTCATGGCTAGATCGAAACACAAGACGCGCAACCCCTTCAACAGGTTACTTCTGGGACCGGCTAAGCCTTCACCGCCGGCGGGACCAAGGGCATCGCACGCAAGCGGATTCCAGTGGCGGCAAAGAAGGCGTTCCCGATGGCGGGCGCGACGGCGATGATCGGCGTTTCCCCGGCGCCAACGGACGGAAGATCGGGCCGGTTTAGCAGATGAATGTCGAACTCCGGAACGTCACTGAACCGCGGCACGCGGTATTGCCCAAAGTTGTCATTCTGAATCTTGCCGCGAGCAAACCGCATGGCTTCCCACAAGGCCGGGCCGAGTCCCATGATGATGCAGCCCTCGACCTGAGCGAGCAGGTTTTGGGGATTGATGATGGCGCCACACTCGAACACCTCGCACACATGGCGCACGTTAATCCTGTTCTGCTTCCGGCCGAAGGCGATCTCGGCGCAGGCGGCGACGTAAGAGCCTTTCTCGGTGCCGCAGGCTAGGCCCACGCCGACATCGGGCTGTTTCTGCTTGCTCCGTTCGCGCCAGTTGAAGCGCTTCGCGGCTTCTTTGAGAACGGCGCGAAGGCGGGCGTTCTCCAGGTGCGCAAGGCGGAAATCCAGCGGATCCGCGCCGGCCGCGGCGGCCAACTCATCCATGAAACATTCGCGGGCGAAATTATTCGCGGTGGACGCGAGCGCGCGGTACGACCCATGGCGCAGCGGAGCTCGTGGCGAGGCGGATTGGCTGCGCGCCTTGCCCGCGCGATACGGCGTGTTGATGGCGGATTGGCCGGAGTTGACGTTCACAAAGTGCCAGGAGGTCAGCGCGCCTTTGGCGTCGAGCGTGGCCTCGGCTTCGATGAGCGCGGCCGGGCGAAAGTAAGCCCAGGTGAATTCCTCTTCGCGGGTCCACTTCAAAGACACGGGCCGGTTCGCGGCTTGAGCCAGGCGAGCGGCTTCGATGGCCGCCTCGCCGGAATGCTTGCCTCCAAAGCCGCCGCCTGTATCCGGCACGATGACGCGCACCTTATCCGCCGAAAGCCGGAACGCGCGCGTCAATTCACCCAGGTAACCGAAGGGATTCTGCGTGCCGGTCCAAACGGTGAGTTTTCCGTCGTTCCATTCCGCGACCGCGGATCGCGTTTCCATGGGCGCATGCTGGACATACGCGGCGTGGTAGGTTGCGCGCAGGGCTTTGTGCGCCGCCGCCACGTCCTCGGCAAAAGGATTCTTCGGAACACCGCCTTCGACCTGTTCCCGGAGATAATCGAAAAGCTCCCCGCTCGACGGATGAGGCGCCGATTCCCATTTCGCCGTTTTCGCAATGGCTTCCAGGGCCTTCTCGGCCAGCGTTGTCGTCGGAGCGGCGACTCCGGCGAACGGGCCGTCCTGGACGGCGATGACGTCCTTCATGGCACGGGCCGGGGCGAGGTCGATGGAAATCAGTTTGGCGCCATACGACGGCGCGCGCAGTATTTTGCCGCGCAGCATGCCGGGGCGCTTCACGTCGGAAGAAAAACGGTGCGAGCCGGTCACGAGGTCGCGCCCGTTTGGACGCGGCACGGAGGTGCCCAGGATTTTCCAGTCTTCCAGCGGAGTGACGCCTGAGTCAGAGGGTGCCGGTTGATCGAACAACTTGGCCATTTCATCGCTTTGCGCAAGCTCGGCGTAGGAAAGCGTTCGTCGCGTCGAGGGGTGCGTGACTTTCCCGTCGCGAACTTCAAGCGTGTCACGCTCGACGTTCCAACGCTGCGCCGTGACCGTCACGAGCAGATTTCTCGCAGCGGCGGCGGCCTGCCGCACGGCGGGCAACGTGGCCGGAGTGGACCGGCTTCCGGCCGTGTTGCCGTCGTCGGGGACGAGGCTCGTGTCCGCCATGAGGAGTTGCACCTGGCTCACGGGCACGCGAAGTTCCTCGGCCGCGCCTTGAGTGAGTTCCGCGCGGGCGCCCTGGCCAACTTCGACCTTGCCGGTCATGACCTTAATGATGCCGTCAGCGCCGACATGGATTCGCGCCGAGAGTTTGACCGGGCGCCCGCCGCCGCGACCACTCCGTTGCGCAAGCGCAGGCCTCGCGGCGGTCGTGATCAAGACTCCCGCGCCGAGCAGTTGCACGAAGACGCGGCGGTTAAGTCCAAAGTCAAATTCCACCGGTTCGATCAATTGATCGTCTTCGAGGAAATCGGGTGGGCAAGGGATCGAATTCTCTTCCATAACTCAACTCCGTGCTTGGGCCGCGGCGCGGCGGATAGCTTTGACCAAGCTGGGATATCCGCAGCACCGGCAGAGATGCCGTTCCATGCGGGACAGGATTTCCTGATCGGAGGGAACGGGCCGTTTGGCCAGGAGCCCGGCCAGCCCCATGATCATTCCGGGAATGCAGTAGCCGCATTGGAACGCATCCTCCTTCAGAAAGGCTTCCTGAACCGGGTGCAGCGCGCCGTTCTTCGCCAGGCCTTCGATCGTCGTAATTTCTTTTCCGGCCACATCGCCCACCGAAGTGAGGCACGAACGCGTGGCCACACCGTTCACAAGGACGGTGCAAGCGCTGCAGTCGCCTGCGCCGCAGCCGTACTTGGCGCCGGTCAAATCGAGATCTTCGCGTAGCACTTCCAGCAAAGTGCGATCCGCGTCGGCGTTGAGGGAATGTGTGTTTCCATTGACCCGAAGCTCGGTGATGGTTGGCATGATTGCTCCTGCGTTCGGTTTGAGTGTCAGATTCAAACAGACGACAAATCCCAAACCCCGGTTACCGGCAAGCCGCAATTCGAACCTGATTCAACCACGGATTGCACGGATCACACGGATAAGACCGCTTCCGCATCCGCGAAATCCGTGAAAGCCGTGGTCAAGAAATCGGTTCGGGGTTTCAAGGTGCGAAGCGGTTCGGAGAATTCTCCCCACGAACCCACGCCTTCACCCGCTCTCGCGACAGCATGGGGTCATCACCCCAAAGACGCAGCGGTGTTTCACCCATATCTTTTCACGATCAATCCTAATCTTGGCAGGGTGTGGCTGTGTCGCAGACCGACCGCCGCGGCTGCGACTGGCCCTTCGGACACAGTCGGCATCGCAATCTCGAGATGAGGACACCAAACCGCGGTGCGTCATGGCTTGGCATAAATCGTGCATCAAGAACAACGTCGTGGATTGGGTAGTTTGCAATGAGGCCGAGAATCGATCCCGCAATTTTTGCGCAGGGTTTGACAAATTTGCGTCAGCAAACAAGCAGGCATGCAGGTTAGATTCACACGACCGGTTCGAGCGGAAACGGGATTTGCGAACTCGGGAAATGAAGTGAAACCAAACGATCGAGGGTTGCGTCCAGAGGGACAACTCAGAAGAGGAACCCGGGGAGAAGTCTCCGGAACACGTCGGCGGAAAGCCGAACGATCAGGTCCCACCAGGGCTGAATTTTGCAGGTGTAGAGATTATGATGACAAAACTGAAACTCGCGGGTCAATCGAAAGGGATTCACTGGAAGCGGCTCTGGATTTTGAGTTGGACGGGCGCTCAGATGTTGTCCTCGGTTTCCGCGTACGCGGCCGCGAACGTGTACCTGACGGAAGTGCCGGA
Coding sequences within:
- a CDS encoding isoquinoline 1-oxidoreductase, whose amino-acid sequence is MEENSIPCPPDFLEDDQLIEPVEFDFGLNRRVFVQLLGAGVLITTAARPALAQRSGRGGGRPVKLSARIHVGADGIIKVMTGKVEVGQGARAELTQGAAEELRVPVSQVQLLMADTSLVPDDGNTAGSRSTPATLPAVRQAAAAARNLLVTVTAQRWNVERDTLEVRDGKVTHPSTRRTLSYAELAQSDEMAKLFDQPAPSDSGVTPLEDWKILGTSVPRPNGRDLVTGSHRFSSDVKRPGMLRGKILRAPSYGAKLISIDLAPARAMKDVIAVQDGPFAGVAAPTTTLAEKALEAIAKTAKWESAPHPSSGELFDYLREQVEGGVPKNPFAEDVAAAHKALRATYHAAYVQHAPMETRSAVAEWNDGKLTVWTGTQNPFGYLGELTRAFRLSADKVRVIVPDTGGGFGGKHSGEAAIEAARLAQAANRPVSLKWTREEEFTWAYFRPAALIEAEATLDAKGALTSWHFVNVNSGQSAINTPYRAGKARSQSASPRAPLRHGSYRALASTANNFARECFMDELAAAAGADPLDFRLAHLENARLRAVLKEAAKRFNWRERSKQKQPDVGVGLACGTEKGSYVAACAEIAFGRKQNRINVRHVCEVFECGAIINPQNLLAQVEGCIIMGLGPALWEAMRFARGKIQNDNFGQYRVPRFSDVPEFDIHLLNRPDLPSVGAGETPIIAVAPAIGNAFFAATGIRLRAMPLVPPAVKA
- a CDS encoding (2Fe-2S)-binding protein — translated: MPTITELRVNGNTHSLNADADRTLLEVLREDLDLTGAKYGCGAGDCSACTVLVNGVATRSCLTSVGDVAGKEITTIEGLAKNGALHPVQEAFLKEDAFQCGYCIPGMIMGLAGLLAKRPVPSDQEILSRMERHLCRCCGYPSLVKAIRRAAAQARS